The window CGTCGCGGCGCGGTAACGGTCCAGATCACGCAGCAGCGCCTCGACGGCCTCCGGCACCTTGGCATAGCTCGAGCGCACCAGGCCTACGCCCTGTTCGCGCACCCACTGGGCGTTATAGCGCTCCTGGGGGAGCGTCCAGCTGTTGCACACCACGATCACCGGCAGATGCAGCTGCACCGCTTCGCTGATGCTCCCGGGCCCCGGCTTGCCGATGAAGAAGTCGGACAGCTGCATGTAGTAAGCAACCTCCGGCGTGAAGCCCAGTACCAGCCGCGGCGCCCGTGTGGGCAGCGCACGCAGCGTCTGGGCAAGGGATTCGTTGTGGCCGCATGCCAGGATCAACTGAACGTCGGGCAGCCGCTTGGCGATGGCGGCCATGGCCTTCGAGCCCTGCCCACCAAACAGCACCAGTCCGGTCGGCCGCTCCGGGTCCAGGCCCAGGCGGCTGCGCTCCTCGGCGCGATCGAGCGGACCGGTTTCGTAGAAGGCCGTCCGGATCATCATTCCCGAGGTCGCATGGATGCGGTCTTCCGCGTAGCCCGCCGAGCGCGCCTGTTGCACGGCCTTGGCCGAGCCGCAGACGAAGTACTGGTCCTGCCCCTTCTCGATCCAGAAATGAGGCGGATGGTCGGCCAGGTCGGTCAGCACCGTCACGTAAGGCACGCCGGGCAGCGACGTCGCCACTGATTCCCAGAGCGAGCGGTTGAAGTTGGGGACCAGCGAGACCACCATGTCGGGTTCGGTCGCCAGCCAGTGTTGCTGGAGGAGCCGCACCAGCTTGGGCTTGGCCCAGCGAATCACGGCCTGGAGGACCTTGAGCTCGTGCGTCAGTCCCAGCGTCCAGCCGCGGGCGAGCCGCTTGTTGTAGACGTCTTCCGGGTCCATGCCGGTCAGCTTGCGAAAGCCGTCGTGCGGATCAAGCACCTCGCGCAGGTTGACCAGGCGCACGCGCCACGGCAGGGCTGCACGATGGATCGCGGCCTCCAGCGCGATGGCCGATGCGCGGTGTCCGCCGCCGGCATTGAAGTACACCAGGTCGACGGTCCGGCGGAGTGCTGGAGACGGCGTCGGCAAGGGCGCGCGCGTCATGCGTGTGCCTGCTCGCGC is drawn from Variovorax sp. PBS-H4 and contains these coding sequences:
- a CDS encoding glycosyltransferase; translated protein: MTRAPLPTPSPALRRTVDLVYFNAGGGHRASAIALEAAIHRAALPWRVRLVNLREVLDPHDGFRKLTGMDPEDVYNKRLARGWTLGLTHELKVLQAVIRWAKPKLVRLLQQHWLATEPDMVVSLVPNFNRSLWESVATSLPGVPYVTVLTDLADHPPHFWIEKGQDQYFVCGSAKAVQQARSAGYAEDRIHATSGMMIRTAFYETGPLDRAEERSRLGLDPERPTGLVLFGGQGSKAMAAIAKRLPDVQLILACGHNESLAQTLRALPTRAPRLVLGFTPEVAYYMQLSDFFIGKPGPGSISEAVQLHLPVIVVCNSWTLPQERYNAQWVREQGVGLVRSSYAKVPEAVEALLRDLDRYRAATHKVRNRAVFELPGILQSILARSEMRVGGATPTAEPEPLRARA